Proteins encoded within one genomic window of Lampris incognitus isolate fLamInc1 chromosome 1, fLamInc1.hap2, whole genome shotgun sequence:
- the LOC130112108 gene encoding uncharacterized protein K02A2.6-like, which translates to FTDHKPLLGLLYHSKPMPPVLSPRMLRWSVLLGAYDYELCYRPGKQLANADALSRLPLPAGMRETPPPMEVLLLEMAPEAPLNAKHIAALTRKDPVLSRVLRWVLHGWPLDTPDSRFKPFFTRRHELSAHKDCLLWGSRVVIPNLVREEVLAMLHDAHPGLVHMKGLGRSYAWWPGMDLAIEQTVKSCETWQRTRHAPPTAQLHPWEWTTKKWSRLHIDFAGPFQGKTFLVIVDSHSKWLEVAVVSSMSSSAAISTLRLLFATHGLPDVIVSDNGAAFTSEEFKEFARRNGIRAVTTAPYHPRSDGQAERMVQTTKEALSRITIGDWQTRLARFLLSQHVTPNSATGKSPAELLMNQRLTTAFDRLHPDYENEIPEMLDRAHRLASGSGPNAPPRPMILRVHHLESISMSSGWPGSEAGKDPVKFMSEMLMQIIGPDVFSAPPELERAHRTPTFKSGRGTSPCMFLVCFSRFQQKEAALRWTRNHELKYQGAVIRVYQDLSTALAKKRAAFNGIKQALYQKNVRFHLLYPAGCA; encoded by the exons tttactgaccacaaacctcttttggGCCTGCTATACCACTCAAAGCCcatgccacctgtcctgtccccacgcatgctacgctggagtgttcttcttggggcctacgattacgaattgtgctaccgccctggcaaacagctagcaaatgctgatgccctcagtcgcttaccactgcccgctggtatgcgtgagacccctccacccatggaggtgctcttactggaaatggcgcctgaagccccactgaatgcaaaacacattgccgcccttactcggaaggatccagttctgtctcgggtgctgcgctgggtcctgcatggctggccaTTGGATACACCCGACAGCCGTTTCAAGCCGTTTTTCACCCGGCGCCATGAACTGTCCGCACACAAGGACTGCCTATTATGGGGGAGTCGTGTAGTTATTCCTAACCTGGTGAGGGAGGAGGTactagccatgctgcatgatgcacacccaggccttgtgcatatgaagggcctggggaggagttatgcctggtggccaggtatggatttagcaatagaacagacagtaaaatcctgtgaaacctggcagagaactcgtcatgcaccaccaacagcacagctgcacccttgggagtggacaactaagaaatggtcccggctacacattgactttgctggtccattccaggggaagacatttctcgtaattgtggactcacactctaagtggttagaggttgccgtggtgagttcaatgtcctcctctgcagcgatcagcacactgaggctcctctttgcaactcacgggttaccagatgtcattgtttctgacaacggtgcagccttcacatcggaagaattcaaagagtttgccagacggaatggcatcagagcagtgactacggccccttaccatcctcgttcagatggccaagcagaacgtatggtccagacaaccaaggaggccctgtctaggatcactatcggtgactggcagacacgcctggctaggtttctgctgtcacagcatgtgactcccaattcagcaacaggaaaGAGCCCTGCCGAACTTCTCATGAACCAGCGTCTTACCACGGCCTTTGATCGCCTTCatcctgactatgaaaatgagat CCCAGAGATGTTGGACCGGGCGCACCGACTTGCCTCAGGTTCGGGCCCGAATGCTCCCCCCAGACCCATGATTTTGAGAGTACACCATTTAGAGTCAATCAGCATGTCCTCCGGATGGCCAG GCAGTGAGGCCGGTAAAGATCCGGTgaagttcatgtcggagatgctgatgcaaataatTGGTCCTGATGTCTTTTCTGCACCGCCTGAGCTGGAGAGAGCACACCGGACCCCGACCTTCAAATCCGGCCGAGGAACATCTCCCTGCATGTTCCTGGTTTGCTTTTCCCGATTCCAGCAGAAGGAAGCTGCTTTGCGCTGGACCAGGAACCACGAGCTGAAGTACCAAGGAGCAGTTATAAGGGTTTATCAAGACCTCAGCACGGCACTCGCTAAAAAGCGAGCCGCATTTAACGGCATCAAACAAGCTCTGTACCAAAAGAACGTGCGGTTCCACCTACTGTACCCGGCCGGCTGCGCGTGA